The Limanda limanda chromosome 13, fLimLim1.1, whole genome shotgun sequence genome has a window encoding:
- the LOC133017957 gene encoding gastrula zinc finger protein XlCGF57.1-like, whose protein sequence is MLTERLAAAGEQILAGLEETLLESEERVERTELEICRQRRLLDAVMQPEVRLHRAVYPADVQQLMVIKEEVPSEEQQWSLLVDQEDPEHPNIKEEQEEPWTNQDGQQLHGLEEADIKFTLTPVAVKSEEDEEKLKSSKLHPSETKENRADSRGPEPARDSGPDGSLQPGPEDKTEDSSETEVSEDDWMETRETQAGLNTRNNKQHLNDMGCKTEKKKFSCSECGKRFNHRCSLNRHKRIHTGEKPLSCSECGKRFTERGGLKRHMRIHTGEKPFSCSECGKKCSERGSLESHMKIHTGEKPFSCAECGKRFIHRSNLNAHMRIHTGEKPFSCAECGKRCNHRSHLNAHMRIHTGERPFSCSECGKTFNHRSHLNIHMRIHTGEKPLSCSECGKRFNQRSSLNRHMKIHTGEKLFSCAECGKTFNQRSHLNKHVRIHTGEKPLSCSECGKGFTKRDDLKKHMKIHTGEKPFSCAECGKRFIHRSNLNAHMRIHTGDRPFSCSECGKRFKRRSSLNTHMRIHTGEKPFSCSECGKRFKRRSDLNRHVRIHTREKQFSSSECG, encoded by the coding sequence tgtatcctgcagacgtccagcaactgatggtgattaaagaagaggttccctctgaggagcagcagtggagcctcCTTGTGGACCAAGAGGACCCAGAGCACCCcaacattaaagaggaacaggaggaaccgtggaccaatcaggatggacagcagcttcacggactggaggaggctgatatcaaattcacattgactcctgtcgctgtgaagagtgaagaagatgaagagaaacttaaatcatcaaagcttcatccgagtgagacgaaggagaacagagcagactctcgaggaccagaaccagccagggactcaggtcctgatggaagtttacaaccaggtcctgaggacaagactgaagactcttctgagactgaagtcagtgaggatgattggatggagaccagggaaactcaggctggtttaaatacaagaaataacaaacagcatcTAAATgatatgggatgtaagacagaaaaaaaaaagtttagttgctctgagtgtggtaaaagatttaaccatagGTGCAGTCTAAATAGACATaagaggattcatacaggagagaaaccgcttagttgctctgagtgtggtaaaagatttaccgAAAGAGGTGGTCTAAaaagacatatgaggattcatacaggagagaaaccgtttagttgctctgagtgtggtaaaaaatGTTCCGAAAGGGGCAGTTTAGAATCACATATgaagattcatacaggagagaaaccgtttagttgcgctgagtgtggtaaaagatttatccACAGGTCAAATCTAAAtgcacatatgaggattcatacaggtgagaaaccgtttagttgcgctgagtgtggtaaaagatgtAACCACAGGTCACATCTTAAtgcacatatgaggattcatacaggtgagagaccgtttagttgctctgagtgtggtaaaacatTTAACCACAGATCAcatctaaatatacatatgaggattcatacaggagagaaaccgcttagttgctctgagtgtggtaaaagatttaaccaaaggagcagtctaaatagacatatgaagattcatacaggagaAAAACTATTTAGTTGTgctgagtgtggtaaaacatttaaccaaaggtcacatctaaataaacatgtgaggattcatacaggagagaaaccgcttagttgctctgagtgtggtaaaggATTTACCAAAAGGGATGATCTAAAAAAACATATgaagattcatacaggagagaaaccgtttagttgcgctgagtgtggtaaaagatttatccACAGGTCAAATCTAAAtgcacatatgaggattcatacaggtgacagaccgtttagttgctctgagtgtggtaaaagatttaagcgAAGgagcagtctaaatacacatatgaggattcatacaggtgagaaaccgtttagttgctctgagtgtggtaaaagatttaagcgAAGGAGCGATCTAAATagacatgtgaggattcatacaagagagaaacagtttagttCCTCTGAGTGTGGTTAA